ACTAGATAACAAAGACATTTGAACATATAACATAGACGACACATGTCACCTACGTGACTGTCACATAATTTGCCCTTTACTCCTGCGTCATCTGCCCACTAGCATCCCAGTGGGCTGAACCTAAATATGTAGCCATGTATTGTTACTAATCACATAATACATCCATTTTAACTTGTCTACCTCTGATGCTTCAGCATGCTCCTTCAATCAATCTCATAAAACTAGATTACTATATCAAacttgtatgaaaaaaaaaataattacggAAAACTAATGTTAATAACATGCACCAAATAAATTAAAggttaaaatgcaaattacacccttaaagtttagaggtgtttggattttacaccctaaagtttcagaatttggattttatcccTTGCAGTTTTGAGGTGTTTGGATTCACACcatgaagtttcagaattttgattttaccTCTTAAAGTtttggggtgtttggattttaaacCCTAAATTGTAACCCCTATACCCTAACCCCCAACTCTCAAATCCCTAAATTGCTAACCACTATATTGTAACCCTTAGCTTAACCCCCAAATCTCTAATCCCTAAATCACTAACCCCTAAATCTCTAACCACTAAATCGCTAACCCTAAATTTTaacccctaaaccctaacccTTAAATTTCTAACCCCTAAATAGTTAACCTCTAAATTGTaacccctaaaccctaacccCCAAATCTCTAAACCCTAAATCACTAACCCCTAAATTGTAGCCCTAAATTGCTAACCCCTAAATCTCTAACCCCAAAATtgtaaaccctaaacccaaaatcgCTAACCCCAAAATTGTAATCCCTAAACCCTTAAACCCTCTAAATTGTAAGCCTTATATCACTAACCCCTAAATTGTAAATCCTAAACCCTAACACCTAAATTACTAATACCTAAATCATGAATTCCTAAATTGCTAACCCCTAATTAAATTGTAATTCCTAGATCCTAAAGTATAAATCACTAACCCCTAAATTGTAACCCCTAACCCCCAAATTTGTAAACCCTAAATCGTTAACCCCTGAATTGTAAGCCTTAATCACTAACCCCTAAATTGTAAACCCTAAACTTGACACCTAAATTGCTAATTCCTCTAAATCTCTAACCCCTAAATCGCTAACACCTAAATATCTAACCCCCTAAATCGCTAACCTCTAAATTATAGCCCCTAAACCCTAacccctaaatctctaaaccctTAATCGCCAACCCCAAAATCCCTAACCTCTAATTCGCTAACCCCTAAATAGTAATCCCTAAACCCTAACCCCTTAATCTCTAACCCCTTAATCGCTAACCCTTAAATCTTTAACCCCTATCCCTAAATTGTAACCCCTAAATCGGTAACTCTTAAATCATTAACCCTAAATCATTAACCCCCAAATTGTAACTCCTAAACCCTAACCCCTAAATCGCTAATCCCTAAATTCCAACCCCCAAACCCTATCCTCTAAATCTTTAACCCATAAATTgtaaccctaaaccctaaagtATCATGATTTTAAAGCCAAGGATAGTCAAGTTGGAACCAAGTGATAGTTCCAACTGGCCAACCCAAAATGCTCATTGCCTTCCATACTCTACATGtagcttaaaattttttttttcttcttaaatatcTTTTCCCTTCGGCTATAGCATTTCTTCAAAGTAGCTTTCATGATGCCATGGTGATTTTAtcattccttttctttatttttttttttataaggttttCATGCTACTCAGGGTGAATTTAGCATGTCTTCATGAATAGCATTTTGATAAGTATCTGACACGGCACTTTCttctttgtatatatatatttcccaaGTTTGTAAACTGTAAATAGCTTTTAATTTGTATTtcatgaataaataaataaataaataacacaaaaaaaaatagaaaagaaaaaaattaagtgtaTAAGATGTATCAAAGGCAATGATGCAAGATACTAACAAACCATGCAAGCTAATGCACTTTATTAATACATACCCACAAAAGATTACAAACGCAAGCTCTTTAAAAAAGGAGACAAATTAAGCAAATTGCATACACAACACATTAAGAAGCAGGGTCTGCCCACAGAGGAGCTTAGGACCAAATGCACATCTAATTAAACATCACAGAAGCGTCCATCAAATGTTCATGACCCCAAGCCATAGAAAGGCAACATCCATTATTCAACTGCACTTTCGTGTCGTGGACTTTCAGTCACATCATCACACGTCCGCCACACCTttagtcttcttcttcttcttcttcttcttcttattattatacTTTCAAGCTATCATGACATCTGGTAtttaatcaatcaatcaaacaaggtccaaacaaaaaacagcacaaaaagtaagaaaagtaATTAAACATTATAGCAGCTAGTTTGCGTCCTCATCGTGCTCCTAGCTGTAGGCCTAGCTAGCGACGGAAGCTCCTGACCTGGCGCGGTGGTTCAACCACGTCCTCTTCTCGGAGCTTCACCAATGTATAGGTTCCTGCACCAGCAATGGCCCCAAGTGTGGGGGCCACCAGGTATACCCACAAATCCTTGTAATTTCCTGCTGCAACTGCCGGCCCCAGAGTTCGTACGGGATTCATTGAACCCCCACTTGATGGCCTGCCACGTTTAAACCTTtatcattaataatttatataattttaaaatttattactaatcCCTCCTTAATTTGGTACCGTGCACGTTTTCAATTTTGTGGTAAGCAGCTCAAATGATGACAAAATCCACCACCTCCTTTCCCACAAATGTCTTGTGTTGCTCACCTACCAAAATGTCCTTTCCGTCATAATCAGTGGTGACCCTTTCTTGCTTCCAATTGAAGCTAACAACCAACGGCAGAGAGGGAAAGAGGAGGTGGGAACCCAGCGGAATTATATCCGACAATAATtatataagaattttattaatatatgcaatacaatagtatattatttttaaaaatattttttattaaaaattgaaaattttcaatttttaataaaatttttttcaaaaatgaatttgtttatatataggTTCGATTAACCTGTACTCTTTTCAAcatatatttcataaaaaaaactaaaaggttgtaaaagttttaatttaacaacttttttaatttcttgaaaaaaaaaacttccaaaataatttattaatatattccTTAAGTGCAAATTGATCtgttcaaatcattttttttactcttaatAAAGGGTCATGTTGACAGCAAAATTTAATAATGTAGACAGGATTATTTTCTAATGTAGACAAGACTCCTTTTAATGcataaaaaaagagtaatactcCTTTTAAGTTTCTTTAACCGGTTTCTAAGATGCATTCATTATCAAAAGCCTTTaacaaataagtaaacaatattacattttaaaaataaattaaatgatttattcaaaatttatttttttcatatttcaacaaataagcTAGCAAAAAATACAAGATGAAAAACTAATGTCCCTAACTAGTACAAATTTAAacagaatatttatttttaatgaagctTGAACGGGTGTGCTAATCTAATAATTCAAACCAAACGAAACAAAAATGTTAGTATGATATaaatctatttatatttttgcctACTTTGGGTCTGGTTAATGTATGCTTTTAAGACACACAGtaatcatttattttatgaaactttttttgaaaaattaaaaacactgtaaaaaaaaaagtttaataacttttttgctTTCCCATATAAAAATATcctaaaatagtttactaaCATATATCCTAAAACCTTTCTATTCTTTCTGCCCTGAAGTACTATCCTtattcttcctcttttttataAGCTAATTCttcaattattgaaaaaaaaatgaacaactccttataaaaataatttatagacCTTCTGTTTGGTCTTTTATATTGGGTCTTtgtcatttcattttattttcaatatttattgAACTTAATTTATCAAACTTCTTTTCCACCACCAATTTTGACATAATAAAATTACCAATTTCCTATagtaaaaaaatactaattaagcAGAATGGTTGAAAAATTGCGCTCTTGTGTTGTGTAGGGAATTTATATCCtaataatatatgaattttattgACATATGTCTTtagaatatatattaatatactattttaagaaaacttctacaagaaaatgaaaaaaaaaatgattaactGATTTTATCACCTTTTCAATTCtctattaaaactttttaaaaataaataattaaccggagacataataaataaataaaggatcATGCTAACGAGTGCTTTTAGGGTATtgattaacaatctattttagaaaagttttgacattacttttatgagaaatgaaaaaaattgtcaaaatattaattgtttttctttcttttttcataaaaattttctttaaataaattattaatcaatacCCTAAGAGCATTCGTTAACCTTCcccataagtaaataaataaataaaagggagcGCAAAACAAGATGATAAAGCAGATCCCATAATAATGCATGAGTTACGTAAACAATCACCCTTAGAAGAGAAAAGCAAAGAAGTTACTCACCCAGTCATGAGAATGTTGAGCATAACGGTGGCTCCAACTGCTATACCCGCTAACTCTCCCACCTGTagcaaacaaaaaagagagagacgaTGTAAGCACGTCTTAATTCTTATCAAATGGAATTAGATTACTGCATGTGAATATACAGATACATTACATACCGCTCGAGTGTCAGTGGCGACGGCAGTGACAACAAACAAGAGATTGAAAGTGATAATGAACTCGAGCGCGAAAGCCTGGCCGGTGCTGACGTGAGGAACCGTAACTCCACCGGACATGTAGGGATGGAAAACACCCTTGAGAGCAAAGGATGCACAAATGGAGGCCGAAACCTGTGCTGCAATGTAGGCTGGGACCTGGATCCAAGGGAAGTGACGCAGTGCTGCAAACGCAATGGTGAGGGATGGGTTTAAGTGTGCCCCGGATATGTGTCCTGTCGACAGAATCACCACCATCACTGCCAGTCCCGCACAAGCCGCATTCCCGATCAGTGACTCCACTCCATTGTACTTTTGGTTCACAATGGGTCCTGCTGTTGCTCCAAATATAAGGATGAAAGTCCCCACAAACTCTGCTCCAAGCTGCAAATCCACcgacatatattaaaaaaaaaaaaaataaagactaTTTTAAGAGAGAATCACTTTttatgaacaaagtttctctccaaactagataaactctacaaatttatcatatatctttatattgagtgtaaattttgaaaatctaaccgttagattgtatgttcttattacattcttaatgcttacaaaatttcaaaaagattaaagatcaatttctatgtcatcaaataaatgttataatttcaagtttttgtaatttaaaattatatataaaaaataagttaattgatcaaatagtaaataatatccaatttgaacgaaatttgatacgtatgttaagaacataaggaacatgaaattcaatggttaaattctcaaaattcacaccaaaaaaaaaaatataaaaagtttaaagaatttctctccaaactagaaagaaactttgttctattttttatgCAATTAATCATGGTTCGAACTTGTGTCAAACCAGCTTTTGAAGGGGGAATTATATCTACGTTTTGTCCTCTTCAAATCAGAACCGTCAAAGAACCGAGAAAATGTCTGATTTTCggttttttcaattcttaacCGGTTTTCATCCGTTTTTGACTTTTGACtggttttttttatcaaatcagTTCTAGGTCCGATTCCTAGTTCAACCAGTTTCTCCGATCCGATACCAATAACTTATCACAAGAGGTTAAATATTGCTTCAGCCCCTCAAGTTATTACTCTTGCACCACTTATGCGGtgagaataattttttcttttaaaaaaaaaaaaatttgtgaaagcAACAAAGTTTCACAgacaattatcaaatttaaagaACTCTAACCACGTAAGTTTTGTTACAGATTTCATGGTTCAAGGCGTCGTATTAATAGGTTTTTGTTAACGATTGCCTTGGacattcagccaaaaaaagaagTGTGCTTGTGGGCACTAGTTTACAAAAGACAGCAAATTATATATGTGCATTGACTAGAAAGAAAAGACAGCCAATTATATATGGACATGACATCGCAGTCGTGTCACTCTAAGAATGCACTCCCTAAAGCATAATAATAGTAGTTCAATAATAGAGTATACAATACAATAGGTTTTACGTTAAAATCCTAtatctaataattaaaaaagaaatatcaatGGAATTCTCCAATAAGAGAAGGGATTGAAATTATCTGTGTAATTGACtagataattataaaaatgagtGTGGAATAAGTTATAGTCTCagaattttctaattaaaagcTTAATTAGTTACACTAGATAATTGTGAAAATTGGCGTTAAATAAGTTATGattctaaataattttcaatcAAGAGCTTTGTTTTCTTAGATGACTTTGGCGGTTTGGCCTAACTGGATATCCTCTTTAAAAGAGAGTccgaaaaaagaaaattatcttCTAACAAGATTATATAACAATAATACACCGTACCAACAATTATTAAGAAAGGAGTAGGTTAGACTCTCACCGTGAGACGTATTCgcaaaaattctatttttttccaattactCTATTCAACGTAATAACGGATTAACATATGGTAAGGTAActgacaaaatatatattttaattaaaatatgtaCAAAATGTCACTGTAAAATAGTCAGAAAAAACAAATGTTTGaacacttatttatttatttattattcattagTGGCCAAAAAGAGTAGGAATTATGTAATGTATGGATCCCCTATACGCAACGATGATCTCAGTGAAAACTCTAATTTTATTATCTAACATACCGTCTTATGCAACAGATGCGTAAGGTACCACGTCCATTTCAAAGTCAACATTAGTGTTTAGCGTTATCAATGTctggtttgaattttttattattgccTACGAATCgactattatttaaagataaataattggATTAACAATTggagaattattatgtttaagtatgtaaaaaaatgaattatttttattatcttaatTATGGGACCAGAATTTCAAAAGGCTTGCTAATTAGAAACGCTCTAAAGGtttgactaactcctttgcattaAATACCAGGTAGAAAGGCCGGCCATGTAAAACTGTTCTCTCAAATAATTTAGAGGATGCTTCGAAGGTGTTACTAAGAAATGTATTCTTAAGAGTTAAAGCTAACTTTACAGCAAACTGATCGATTAGTATGAAAGTATATTATTACGATCGAATCTAACTTGTGTGATGTATCCAATTTTTGGGCAAATTGAATTCGCTAAGATATGTATATGTGTTTATCATGTCTTTACGTGTCAAGATATGTCTAGTTtgtataaaattgaatttaggGGTTCTAGTTATAGTCAAATAGTTATGATATTTTCAGTTGTGTCCCATAGACCCCACTTCCCCCCTATCTATTCTATCTAGGTATAATAAATCAatagataaatatatttatttatttataaacatagGGAAAATTCTATTGATACTCTACATAAGAAATAGATTCttatcctatataaaaaaaaaacgattcTTATCAAATTATCATGATGCACCACTATTTGAATTTGTTGTTTATTGATCATAAAAGAGGGCGAAATTTGACATACACCAAAACCATTTAGGAATCATTGCCTcgatttaaaaaggaaaaataactTCAAGAATAAttgacgattttttttttcaaaagaaaaagttcaacagtataaagtaaaattaacatttagcatccaagtttttttttcctcttattttattcttttttgataatttgatggtTGAAAtagaaagatataaatcataaatatttttatttaaaatattaagaaatatCAATTAAAGCGGGGAAAAAGGTCGGAAAAAAGCTCTAGGCATACCTTTTCCcttactattttatattttatgagaatcaaacaaacaaaacattgGAAATATTAAAGGTAGTTAAGTTGGTACACCCTGTATTTATGAGTACTACTACTCATTACtatttcatttattaaaaaaacttacaaattttgGAATCTGATTTGATATTTcccaaaaataaatctaaaagtCCACAAGTAGCAGGTTTTCTGATTGAAGACTTAAGAAATTCAAATTGAgggtttgaaaaagaaaaaggagttgTGGGGGAAAAAGGATTTCGTCAAATTGTGAGACACAAAGACAGTCTAACTTTCCAAGAAGTCAATTCGATCTCAAGGATAAGACCCCACAGTCGAGACCAATTGGGTTTTATGAGAAGTTATGACCGTGTATTGTAATAGCATTTATTCTAGTTGTGGTCGCATCGTATCAATATGAAAAGATCACGAGTGTTAGAGAAACAAcgtcaaacaaaaaaaaaaaccgaaagGAGTCGAATCAAtattcaaccaaaaaagaaaaaagaatcattaTGCCAAATATTTGCTTTTACTttcaaaaatatgataaaaataatcGGTTTTTCTCCTCAGAGAGGGTGAGAGAGAGGTACCTTCCGAGTGAGAGAGATATCGGGCGCCGGGAAGTCGGTGAAGCACGTGTGAGGGTGACCCCAAGTTGGAGCATTAACAGGCAAGCACTTACATCGCGGCATTGACTTGCGATCATACGACATCGAGTCCACATGGAGAGATGAAAACAGCGGAGCTGGCGTCCCTGGTGTTGCCGGAGCCGACACCGGTGGAGTTCCTGCCTCTGATTCCGgcatttcttcttctcttcttcttcttcttcttcttcttcttcttcttcttttaaattaagacaataaatcaaacttaatttttttttttttttttttttgggttataggATGCTAGGAAAGAGGTTGATAGAAGTTACATGATATGGTAATTTTTATAAAGGTGTCGCTACACGAGGGTTGTAATCTTGGCCAGGATAACTAACAGTAATGAATTATGATTATTGATAATTGTTATGACAATATTACGAACTAGGCTTAAGCagactacttttttttttggttggtgttTTGGAGATGGAAGGAATAAGATTACATGGTTTTCAGgatttttataaatgtgtttcTAAGGAATGGGAGAGATGAAGCGAGCCAGGTTAAACActacaactgaaagaaaggtaATTCAATTCTTCATATACATGCAAAAGATTACAAAACTGGATGAGAATTTTCTGGAATTGAAAAGGGAAAGGCAGATTTACATGCTTCAACTGAAAATAGACAAAGAACAAGATCGAAATGCAATCGCGAGTTAGCTACTGCTGCTAGTAGAgggagaggagaaaaaaaaggcGGGTTTGGATAGTAATCGATAAAACCTGAGTTgaagaataaaaagaagaagtgcAAGAGAAATGAGACAAAGGAATGAGTGAAAGTTAAAAATGGCAAAAACAGAAATATAGGTGCTTACAGGGGTCGGGAATGAATTGAAGGAAGTTAGAGGGGGTGTCAGAGTTAGCCTAATTGCATGGTcgtatatatacaaaaaaaggGGGCCATGTATATAACCTCACTGATTCGTTTACATAGAAAAAGTCAATGCCCATCCCATCATCCATGACAGCTACTGCCTCTACTTCCTACTCGCTTTATGCAACTAATAATGCTAGAGTAACTGCTTCTTTGACGATGGCCATCAGCACAGCACCACACACCATATACAGCCCATCAAAACTAACtgactatttttttaaagaagaaaaaaaaaatagcacaaaaagaGAAGCCGTATAAATATTtctgaatatatttttttgatagactTGGATAAAGGCACACTCTCACTTTCTTTGAGGAGATTTAAGTTATGGTTggttaatttttgtaattggtgcatattttatctaatttttcaGTCCAATAAATGTTGTATGATTAAAACAATCTCTAAATAAAGTGTTCAACCTCAAAATTTCACCagaaaaaacactattttttaccatgaatctctctatttttttagtttataaaatgcttataattgttgtattttttattgaCGTAACGCTGTAACTTGTATCTAGCGTGAACTAACTGCCTAATTAGTGCATTCAAATTCAAttcattttgattaaaaatgatCTGGCCCCCCATTTGTTTTGCGTTGCGTCCGCGAGTGGGTACTATTGATGACAAACTCTCTCCACTCGCACATGCCCTTTGACGCTTTCATTTTTCCCTAAAACAATTCCCACCCCCCACCCAATCATGTATTATTAAAAGcaaatttaattaacaagtaATAACAATAATGTCTCTTGTAgaatatcttatttttttttctttctctaacatatcattattattattcattaaaaaatagtGTGCCACTGTGGCATTGTTTCATACTTTATCTTTCCTTTACTTTGTaagaaatataattaatatgaGTTCTATAAAGCCTCAAAAGAATCCTAGtatatatactttagttttACTTTGAATTACTTCTCCATTGCCtcatttgcttttatttatttttttcccaactTGACGAATCTACCCTAAATGCATGCCAACACGACCTTAAGCAATTAGGCTTGTTCCCACCACTAttccttttagtttttttaatcctttCCGACATGTGAGAGGGCGCGCAAACCTAAGTCCCAGAATAAAAGACAAGTCTAAGTATTTGCCAAAAACGAAAAGATGAGTAATGTTAGCTACACCGCAGACAATTCCTATGCGcctcttcttcttatttttatccATCCAATCAAGTGAAACACGTGTTAAAACGTAAAACAGGCTGCTTGATTGATTCAAGTTGTGACGATTCGCGTTTATAGGGAAATACCACCCTAGGTAGAGGGCAGCCAAAGCCATAGTAAGCATTAAAAACACGTCGAAAGGAGGCCTCTATCACCTATATATTCAATATCAAACGTGAAAATACAAAGAGATACCTACTCTACTAACACTAGTCTACCATTTCTTCCCTAGCTCTAGGACAGATAAAGGAGGATCCCGATCACCATGCAATTGTGAgaagaaaaagttgaaaatgtaaaatgagaaaaaaaaaaaaaattaaaagttttgaatATCATGGgttaagattaaaaataaaattttcaactttcaagcTTAACTATCATAAATGTTATTGCATGGCGGCTATCATACCTGTTAAATATTAgtattgatacaccatgttgaatatgctattatggatgcggaaacgaaagcataaagtatagaacacaataacacaagaggattatgtggttcagcctaacggcctacatccacagaggaaaccctaaagggctacatcaataatatattagagtgtagaacaaatcctatattacaatgaaccataacatgtgtatatatagtagactaaaccctaaactaatagacttctagtacaagtaggaaacttagCTTGCACACAAaatagaattaggcttgggtttatgctaatgggctaatatatctctaacaccccctctcaaactcaagatggaaacttgatgaaatcttgagatttgattaggttgaaaagatcccttgaatgaagtttggctctgtgacggTGGCTTGAAaaaggcaatggtcttgcaatgttgatgcgacttctaacGGTGACATGACTATACCGGAGAATTTTGACGGCAGCAgtggaaaaccaaagaagatgaacgcaaCGAAGAAATaccgaggaagacaaagattgctcttaatacaccgtaAAAACAGAAAACCATGACCATAGGAAggcagctctgataccatgttaaatattagcattgatacactatgttaaatatgctattatggatgcggaagcgaaaacataaagtatagaacacaataacacaagaggattacgtggttcaacctaacggcctacatccacggaagaaaccctaaagggctacatcaataatatattagagtgtagaatAAATCCTGTgctacaatgaaccataacatgtgtatatatagtagactaaaccctaaactaatagacttctagtataagtaggaaacttggcttgcacacaaagtagaattagactTGGgattatgctaatgggctaatatatctctaacaataCCAAAACTCAATCCAATAAAGGGATACCCAGCTGCGCCACATAGTATTTTTGGGAGAAAATAGaattttgcccttattttttaaaatatctagcgATATgttcctgttttgaaactat
This genomic stretch from Castanea sativa cultivar Marrone di Chiusa Pesio chromosome 1, ASM4071231v1 harbors:
- the LOC142616085 gene encoding putative aquaporin NIP5-1 isoform X2 encodes the protein MPESEAGTPPVSAPATPGTPAPLFSSLHVDSMSYDRKSMPRCKCLPVNAPTWGHPHTCFTDFPAPDISLTRKLGAEFVGTFILIFGATAGPIVNQKYNGVESLIGNAACAGLAVMVVILSTGHISGAHLNPSLTIAFAALRHFPWIQVPAYIAAQVSASICASFALKGVFHPYMSGGVTVPHVSTGQAFALEFIITFNLLFVVTAVATDTRAVGELAGIAVGATVMLNILMTGPSSGGSMNPVRTLGPAVAAGNYKDLWVYLVAPTLGAIAGAGTYTLVKLREEDVVEPPRQMS
- the LOC142616085 gene encoding putative aquaporin NIP5-1 isoform X1, with amino-acid sequence MPESEAGTPPVSAPATPGTPAPLFSSLHVDSMSYDRKSMPRCKCLPVNAPTWGHPHTCFTDFPAPDISLTRKLGAEFVGTFILIFGATAGPIVNQKYNGVESLIGNAACAGLAVMVVILSTGHISGAHLNPSLTIAFAALRHFPWIQVPAYIAAQVSASICASFALKGVFHPYMSGGVTVPHVSTGQAFALEFIITFNLLFVVTAVATDTRAVGELAGIAVGATVMLNILMTGPSSGGSMNPVRTLGPAVAAGNYKDLWVYLVAPTLGAIAGAGTYTLVKLREEDVVEPPRQVRSFRR